The Leucobacter sp. UCMA 4100 genome window below encodes:
- a CDS encoding cryptochrome/photolyase family protein — MTTLVWFRDDLRVHDHPALHEAMQAGEGSHAVALYVLDEVSPGVRPLGGAARWWLHHSLEHLAGELSALGVELLVREGPANRVVREVVEATGSSAVLWNRRYGGPERDIDARLKHELRERGVAAHSFFANLLIEPWHVATQAGTPYRVYGAFRRALGERLRPDLPLPAPSSQRGGDASPPASSRSTSLDALLAENISVLDHEPAWAGGLARRWSPGTAHAHERLRVFLEGGLEGYAEGRDLPASDATSGLSPHLRFGELSPREVWHATHAAAAQQGLDPEKFLSEIIWREFAWHTLYAAPDLATTNLNPRYEALGWITASDAQTGPEAELLQAWLEGRTGFGLVDAGMRELWATGTMHNRVRMTAASLLTKNLGIDWRVGEAWFWDTLVDADQASNPFNWQWVAGSGADAAPYFRVFNPERQAERFDPDGEYVERWAPDSLLIPPIVDLRESRLAALARYDALP; from the coding sequence GTGACCACGCTCGTCTGGTTTCGCGACGATCTGCGGGTGCACGATCACCCCGCGTTGCACGAGGCGATGCAGGCGGGCGAGGGCTCGCACGCCGTCGCGCTCTACGTGCTCGACGAGGTTTCGCCAGGGGTGAGGCCGCTTGGCGGTGCCGCTCGCTGGTGGCTGCACCACTCGCTCGAGCACCTCGCGGGCGAGCTTTCGGCGCTCGGCGTCGAGCTGCTCGTGCGCGAGGGGCCTGCGAACCGGGTCGTGCGGGAGGTTGTCGAGGCCACCGGCAGCAGTGCCGTGCTGTGGAACCGGCGGTATGGCGGCCCCGAGCGTGACATCGATGCCAGGCTCAAGCACGAACTGCGCGAGCGGGGCGTCGCGGCCCACTCGTTCTTTGCGAACCTGCTCATTGAGCCTTGGCACGTGGCCACGCAGGCCGGCACTCCGTACCGGGTGTACGGGGCGTTTCGTCGTGCGCTCGGCGAAAGGCTTCGCCCAGACCTGCCGCTCCCGGCGCCGTCATCCCAGCGAGGCGGCGACGCATCACCGCCAGCAAGCTCTCGGTCAACCTCGCTCGACGCCCTCCTCGCCGAGAACATCAGCGTGCTCGACCACGAACCGGCGTGGGCCGGGGGCCTCGCCCGCCGCTGGAGCCCCGGCACCGCCCACGCCCACGAGCGCCTGCGTGTCTTTCTCGAAGGCGGCCTCGAGGGCTACGCCGAGGGCCGTGACCTGCCGGCCAGCGATGCGACCTCGGGGCTCTCGCCGCACCTGCGTTTCGGCGAGCTGAGCCCTCGCGAGGTGTGGCACGCGACGCACGCCGCAGCCGCGCAGCAGGGGCTTGACCCCGAGAAGTTCCTCTCAGAAATCATCTGGCGCGAGTTCGCCTGGCACACCCTCTACGCGGCACCTGATCTCGCGACCACGAACCTTAACCCCCGCTACGAGGCCCTGGGGTGGATCACCGCCAGCGACGCCCAAACCGGCCCCGAGGCCGAGCTGCTTCAGGCCTGGCTCGAGGGCCGCACCGGCTTTGGGCTCGTCGATGCGGGCATGCGCGAGTTGTGGGCCACGGGAACGATGCACAACCGGGTGCGCATGACCGCAGCCTCGCTGCTCACGAAGAACCTCGGCATCGACTGGCGGGTGGGCGAGGCCTGGTTCTGGGATACGCTCGTCGACGCTGACCAGGCGAGCAACCCCTTCAACTGGCAGTGGGTCGCCGGCAGCGGCGCCGATGCGGCACCATACTTTCGGGTGTTTAACCCTGAGCGGCAGGCCGAACGCTTCGACCCCGACGGTGAGTACGTCGAGCGGTGGGCGCCGGACAGCCTGCTGATCCCGCCGATTGTCGACCTGCGCGAGAGCCGCCTTGCCGCTCTTGCGCGCTATGACGCGCTGCCCTGA
- a CDS encoding LysR family transcriptional regulator, which translates to MKQAWPNLQVLELFVAVVQHGSLGAGARAVGMAQPNASRAIAELETRVGSPLLIRHPRGSRATPLGLALADRARTLVDGASELTEWIDHTHHAGPSTCRVGASMTIAESFLPAWIAEVKRRAPRAVLHIEVANSRDVLADLQQGRIDLGFVETPEVPVRVNTHVVHEDELVIAAPPGHELTTHGGAVSLADLARTPLVVREPGSGTRDALEALFAGHPQHAIAQELGSNAAVRVAALSGAGPAALSELALQRHLDDGSLVRIAHEGEGVRRPLTAVWAGPQRLTGLAAELVHVAAATTAAQGSAS; encoded by the coding sequence ATGAAGCAAGCGTGGCCCAACCTGCAGGTGCTCGAACTCTTTGTCGCCGTCGTGCAGCACGGCAGCCTCGGCGCGGGCGCGCGCGCCGTTGGCATGGCGCAGCCCAACGCGAGCCGCGCGATCGCCGAGCTCGAAACGCGCGTCGGATCACCGCTCCTCATTCGCCACCCCCGCGGATCGCGCGCCACCCCGCTCGGCCTCGCCCTCGCCGACCGCGCCCGAACGCTCGTCGACGGCGCGAGCGAGCTCACCGAGTGGATCGACCACACCCATCACGCCGGCCCAAGCACCTGCCGTGTGGGCGCGAGCATGACGATCGCCGAGAGCTTCCTTCCCGCCTGGATCGCCGAGGTAAAGCGGCGAGCACCCCGCGCGGTGCTACACATCGAGGTCGCGAACTCACGCGACGTGCTCGCCGACCTGCAGCAGGGGCGCATCGACCTCGGCTTCGTCGAGACGCCAGAGGTTCCGGTGCGCGTGAACACCCACGTCGTGCACGAAGACGAGCTCGTCATTGCGGCGCCTCCGGGGCACGAGCTCACCACCCACGGCGGCGCTGTCTCGCTCGCCGACCTTGCCCGCACCCCGCTCGTCGTGCGAGAGCCCGGCTCTGGCACGCGCGACGCCCTCGAGGCCCTGTTCGCCGGCCACCCACAGCACGCCATCGCGCAGGAGCTCGGCAGCAACGCCGCCGTGCGCGTCGCCGCACTCTCAGGCGCGGGGCCCGCGGCCCTCAGCGAGCTCGCCCTGCAGCGACACCTCGACGACGGCTCCCTCGTGCGCATCGCTCACGAGGGCGAGGGCGTGCGCCGCCCGCTCACGGCGGTGTGGGCGGGCCCGCAGCGCCTCACGGGTCTCGCGGCCGAACTCGTGCACGTCGCGGCGGCGACAACGGCGGCTCAGGGCAGCGCGTCATAG
- a CDS encoding YeiH family protein, giving the protein MTTNAPSRSPERAARLTRFVPGLALAAGAAGLSMLVSDLLQRVGVPSVSPLIIAIVLGIVLTNVVALPEATGPGITFAAKKLLRAGIVLLGLQLVMGDILSLGAPMLVVIVVVVAGGVFATLGMGRLLGMKPAQTLLIACGFSICGAAAVAGVEGVTDADEEEVVTAVALVVIFGTLMIAVIPFLSSLFGLGPELAGMWAGASIHEIAQVVAAGGLIGGGALAVAVVVKLARVLLLAPIVAVLSIRQRRLGTLAPGAKRPPIVPLFIIGFLAMVALRSSGWLPEGIVQAGGIAQTALLSAAMFGLGCGVKVRSLMSVGAKPFVLATGSTLVVASLSLAGIVLVHS; this is encoded by the coding sequence ATGACCACCAACGCTCCCAGTCGCTCGCCTGAGCGCGCCGCCCGCCTTACCCGTTTCGTGCCCGGCCTCGCGCTCGCCGCTGGGGCCGCCGGCCTCTCGATGCTCGTGAGCGACCTACTGCAACGCGTGGGCGTGCCGAGCGTGAGCCCACTCATCATCGCGATCGTGCTCGGCATCGTGCTCACGAACGTCGTGGCCCTGCCAGAGGCCACGGGGCCGGGCATCACCTTCGCGGCAAAGAAACTGCTTCGCGCGGGCATCGTGCTGCTCGGTCTGCAGCTCGTCATGGGCGACATTCTCTCGCTCGGTGCGCCGATGCTCGTCGTCATCGTGGTCGTGGTCGCGGGCGGGGTCTTTGCGACGCTCGGCATGGGGCGGCTGCTCGGCATGAAACCGGCCCAGACCCTACTCATCGCGTGCGGCTTCTCGATTTGCGGGGCCGCGGCCGTTGCGGGCGTCGAGGGGGTCACCGATGCCGACGAAGAAGAGGTCGTGACGGCGGTCGCCCTCGTCGTGATTTTTGGTACCCTCATGATCGCGGTGATCCCCTTTCTCTCCTCGCTCTTCGGCCTCGGGCCCGAGCTCGCGGGCATGTGGGCCGGAGCCTCGATTCACGAGATCGCTCAGGTGGTCGCTGCGGGCGGACTCATCGGGGGTGGGGCGCTCGCCGTCGCCGTCGTCGTGAAGCTCGCGCGCGTGCTGCTGCTCGCCCCCATTGTCGCCGTGCTCAGCATCAGGCAGCGCCGCCTCGGAACGCTCGCTCCCGGCGCCAAACGCCCGCCTATCGTGCCGCTCTTCATCATCGGATTTCTCGCGATGGTCGCCCTGCGATCGAGCGGTTGGTTGCCAGAGGGCATCGTGCAGGCGGGCGGCATCGCCCAAACCGCGCTTCTCTCGGCCGCAATGTTCGGCCTCGGTTGCGGGGTCAAGGTGCGCTCGCTCATGAGCGTCGGCGCGAAGCCCTTCGTGCTCGCGACCGGCTCAACACTCGTCGTCGCGAGCCTCTCGCTCGCGGGCATTGTGCTCGTGCACTCCTGA